In Rhodococcus rhodochrous, a single genomic region encodes these proteins:
- a CDS encoding hemerythrin domain-containing protein, whose amino-acid sequence MSSTEGSADSHDTAQDVVTILTEDHREMLELLGRAETTLDAEERRDLTDSVIAEVMRHSVAEEMFVYPEMEKHLPGGTEAVEHDKKEHDEIVQVMKQLEGADASSAEFTTLVKKLQELLKHHADDEEPDQFPALRAHLGHDTLVEVGTKVQAAKKLAPTRPHPSAPHSELFHKTVGPGVGMVDRLRDALTGRNT is encoded by the coding sequence ATGAGCAGCACAGAAGGTTCCGCCGATTCGCACGACACCGCTCAGGATGTCGTCACCATTCTCACCGAGGACCATCGGGAGATGCTCGAACTTCTGGGCCGAGCGGAGACCACGCTCGACGCGGAGGAGCGCCGCGACCTCACCGACTCCGTAATCGCCGAGGTGATGAGGCACTCCGTCGCCGAGGAGATGTTCGTCTATCCGGAGATGGAGAAGCACCTCCCCGGGGGCACGGAAGCCGTCGAGCACGACAAGAAGGAGCACGACGAGATCGTGCAGGTGATGAAGCAACTCGAGGGCGCCGACGCGTCGAGTGCGGAGTTCACGACCCTGGTGAAGAAGTTGCAGGAGCTTCTGAAGCACCACGCCGATGACGAAGAACCCGACCAGTTCCCGGCATTGAGGGCGCATCTCGGGCACGACACCCTCGTGGAGGTGGGCACCAAGGTGCAGGCCGCCAAGAAGCTGGCCCCGACCCGGCCGCATCCGTCTGCGCCGCATTCCGAACTGTTCCACAAGACCGTCGGCCCGGGAGTCGGCATGGTGGACCGACTGCGCGACGCCCTGACCGGACGCAATACCTGA
- a CDS encoding DUF421 domain-containing protein — translation MEIVIRALVLFLFLWGITRLVGRSSVGELSTFQLVLFVAMGDLVQQGITQDDVSMTSAVLTIGVFAVLTLALSMINARFPRMRGITHGVPVVIVRDGEPDLQNLKRERLSLDDLMAAARQEGIRRFADIDLAVLETNGKISFFVRTRARDGAPDEPDPA, via the coding sequence ATGGAGATCGTGATCCGCGCGCTCGTCCTGTTCCTGTTCCTGTGGGGGATCACCCGCCTCGTCGGCCGGTCGAGCGTCGGCGAACTGAGCACCTTCCAGCTCGTGCTGTTCGTGGCCATGGGAGATCTCGTGCAGCAGGGGATCACGCAGGACGACGTGTCCATGACGAGTGCGGTCCTCACCATCGGTGTCTTCGCGGTGCTGACCCTGGCCCTGTCGATGATCAACGCCCGCTTTCCGCGGATGCGCGGCATCACCCACGGGGTCCCCGTGGTGATCGTCCGGGACGGCGAACCCGACCTGCAGAACCTGAAACGGGAACGTCTGTCCCTCGACGACCTCATGGCCGCCGCGCGGCAGGAGGGAATCCGGCGGTTCGCCGACATCGATCTCGCGGTGCTCGAGACGAACGGGAAGATCTCGTTCTTCGTCCGGACGAGAGCTCGGGACGGCGCACCGGACGAACCCGACCCGGCGTGA
- a CDS encoding manganese catalase family protein — MFRHTDHLQFDVKPEKPDPVYARKLQELIGGAYGEMTVTMQYLFQGWNCRMPGKYKDMIMDVATEEIGHVEMIATMVARLLEGAPATESTKNAAADPVVAAVLGGMDPRQAIVSGGGPTLSDSNGVPWNGRFIVASGNLLADFQANVAAEAQGRVQTARLYHMTDDPGVKDMLRFNLARDTYHQNLWLAAIEELKADGIEPGPIAPNALFDEEHSEHASSLWHLSDGAAADQGRWAHGTGPDGTTPMSFLADPVPLGDVASAPPPDPKLYATYDGSQGKPRSAAMGTEKGLVGKVKDALDPDTP, encoded by the coding sequence ATGTTTCGTCATACAGACCATCTGCAGTTCGACGTCAAGCCGGAGAAGCCCGACCCCGTCTACGCCCGCAAACTCCAGGAGTTGATCGGCGGAGCGTACGGCGAGATGACCGTGACCATGCAGTACCTGTTCCAGGGCTGGAACTGTCGAATGCCCGGGAAGTACAAGGACATGATCATGGACGTCGCCACCGAGGAGATCGGGCACGTCGAAATGATCGCCACCATGGTGGCGCGTCTCCTCGAAGGCGCACCCGCCACGGAGTCGACCAAGAACGCCGCCGCCGACCCGGTGGTCGCAGCGGTACTCGGCGGCATGGATCCGCGGCAGGCCATCGTCTCCGGTGGCGGCCCCACCCTCTCCGACAGCAACGGTGTGCCGTGGAACGGCCGCTTCATCGTGGCCAGCGGTAATCTTCTCGCCGACTTCCAGGCCAACGTCGCCGCCGAAGCGCAGGGCAGGGTGCAGACCGCGCGGCTGTACCACATGACGGACGATCCGGGTGTAAAGGACATGCTCCGCTTCAACCTCGCCCGCGACACCTACCACCAGAACCTGTGGCTCGCCGCCATCGAGGAGTTGAAGGCCGATGGCATCGAGCCCGGCCCGATCGCACCGAACGCACTGTTCGACGAGGAGCACTCCGAGCACGCGTCGAGCCTGTGGCACCTGTCCGACGGCGCCGCCGCCGATCAGGGCCGCTGGGCACACGGCACCGGACCCGACGGCACGACCCCCATGTCGTTCCTCGCCGATCCCGTCCCGCTGGGCGACGTGGCGAGTGCGCCGCCGCCGGACCCGAAGCTGTACGCGACCTACGACGGGTCGCAGGGCAAGCCCCGTTCTGCCGCAATGGGAACGGAGAAGGGACTCGTGGGCAAGGTCAAGGACGCCCTCGACCCCGACACCCCCTGA
- a CDS encoding ATP-grasp domain-containing protein yields MSTNIFVLGLTDIQRKELETVRGADQLSFHGLLDYETLVEPDEYVFDDLLDACRRELDDFPGSVDGIIAHWDFPTSVLAPILAAERNIPSPSLRSIVATEHKYWSRLAQKESVPECVPQFSSFDPFDDNALDSIDLEFPFWVKPVKSHSSQLGFEIRNEQEFADALVEIREKIGLVGNAFDEVLRRVDLPDEIGRSSGTTCLAEQVVSGIQAAPEGTMFQGQCNVHGVFDMRKDAAGHSFERLDYPASTVPEEVQARMIDITERYLRHVGFDNGCFNSEFMWDEENDKLWLIEINTRISQSHSELFAKVDGSSNHEVAIDIALGREPRMPHRQGESAVAAKCIIPRYEDGIVTSVPSEADIARLRERIPGALVCIDVAPGDRLADLPNQDAYRYELGTMYIGADSVEQLGQRYREGLEALPFTFDPAPENR; encoded by the coding sequence ATGAGCACCAACATCTTCGTCCTCGGACTCACCGACATCCAGCGCAAGGAACTGGAGACCGTACGCGGCGCCGACCAGCTGAGCTTCCACGGGTTGCTCGACTACGAAACGCTTGTGGAGCCCGACGAATACGTGTTCGACGATCTCCTCGACGCCTGCCGGCGCGAACTGGACGACTTCCCCGGCAGCGTGGACGGGATCATCGCCCACTGGGACTTCCCCACCAGCGTGCTCGCCCCGATCCTCGCCGCCGAACGCAACATCCCCTCGCCGTCGCTGCGCAGCATCGTGGCCACCGAGCACAAGTACTGGAGCCGACTCGCCCAGAAGGAATCGGTTCCCGAGTGCGTCCCGCAGTTCAGTTCGTTCGATCCCTTCGACGACAACGCCCTCGACAGCATCGACCTCGAATTCCCGTTCTGGGTCAAGCCCGTGAAGTCGCATTCGTCGCAACTCGGATTCGAGATCCGCAACGAGCAGGAGTTCGCCGACGCTCTCGTCGAGATCCGCGAGAAGATCGGACTCGTCGGTAACGCCTTCGACGAGGTCCTGCGCCGCGTCGACCTTCCGGACGAGATCGGGAGGAGCTCGGGCACCACCTGTCTCGCCGAGCAGGTCGTCAGCGGTATCCAGGCTGCCCCTGAGGGCACGATGTTCCAGGGCCAGTGCAACGTCCACGGTGTCTTCGACATGCGCAAGGACGCCGCCGGGCACAGCTTCGAACGCCTCGACTACCCGGCGAGCACCGTGCCCGAGGAGGTGCAGGCACGGATGATCGACATCACCGAGCGCTACCTGCGCCACGTCGGCTTCGACAACGGCTGCTTCAACTCCGAGTTCATGTGGGACGAGGAGAACGACAAGCTCTGGCTGATCGAGATCAACACCCGGATCTCCCAGTCGCACAGCGAATTGTTCGCCAAGGTCGACGGCAGCTCGAACCACGAGGTCGCCATCGACATCGCCCTCGGCCGGGAGCCCCGGATGCCGCACCGGCAGGGCGAGTCCGCCGTGGCGGCGAAGTGCATCATCCCGCGCTACGAGGACGGCATCGTCACGTCGGTGCCCTCGGAAGCCGACATCGCCCGCCTCCGCGAACGGATCCCCGGTGCCCTGGTGTGCATCGACGTCGCTCCCGGCGACCGGCTCGCCGACCTTCCCAACCAGGATGCCTACCGCTACGAACTGGGCACGATGTACATCGGCGCCGACAGCGTCGAACAGCTCGGACAGCGGTATCGCGAAGGCCTGGAAGCACTTCCGTTCACCTTCGATCCTGCACCCGAGAATCGGTAG